One window of the Benincasa hispida cultivar B227 chromosome 3, ASM972705v1, whole genome shotgun sequence genome contains the following:
- the LOC120073126 gene encoding zinc finger CCCH domain-containing protein 38 isoform X7, translating to MGRSRSRSWSRSRSRSRSPHSFKRDSGFHDRNRNRSRGSTQLCRDFASGRCRRGNGCQFLHQDNQNLDDSWENRNKKGGRPLRSTPHDFRDHPRGGRSTAQCTDFVKGRCHRGASCKYPHDSAFHELSRGSPNDISRDRDNDRSKEPYFSRGEREPCSSSLVICKFFAAGTCRNGKNCKFSHHSQPRPSPERKSSTDRWEQFQSSDGRDRLWDRTKSSELAGGSDFTQLREDKSEQIASQEPSYTWPSEQKWVHGLNNESKTQWDQTVGIKAVQSNKKDTILSKAEDAGGSMGTSDPRGHRKWPSDDMEMSPDWHYPVQPSSHVVKGDCNIMPESGSKTSMALATLSHAIVQEALAKKQDISIEPITVDNTHFRQNHNLTKDVTISPAFNDKITIDKPIASHAEGNPSSNIVLGQRMTYHTDHPGGIVMNPKVSDGNFRVKQQEEGGSMPGINSGTTITPNIVTSEQITQLTNLSVSLAQYFGNVQPLPQLYTSLNTHSVSETPSFPYSDASVGALGVSMKSGPIIESSKQHDPTLCNSLELKKLEVTKTPSDCLLNSTGQKSTTEVKDGVQIPNLPLSSDSCNKIGISAKETLHGSDAINHGKPAADGEAIKEKNGDGESENKTDPEDSQENDATENANGNDGVHDKKKSKDAKGIRAFKFALVEFVKEVLKPTWKEGHISKDVYKTIVKKVVDKVTGTLQGGHIPQTQEKIDHYLSFSKPKLTKLVQAYVDRVQKTT from the exons AT GGGTAGGAGTAGAAGCCGGAGTTGGAGTAGAAGCCGGAGTAGAAGTAGAAGTCCTCATAGTTTTAAGCGGGACTCTGGGTTTCATGATAGAAACAGGAACAGATCCCGTGGTTCAACTCAATTGTGCAGAGATTTTGCTTCTGGAAGATGCAGGCGAGGTAATGGTTGTCAATTTCTTCACCAGGACAATCAAAATCTGGATGATAGCTGGGAAAATAGGAACAAGAAGGGGGGGCGACCTTTAAGATCAACTCCCCATGATTTTAGGGACCATCCCAGGGGTGGAAGATCAACTGCTCAATGTACCGATTTTGTGAAGGGAAGGTGTCATAGGGGTGCCTCTTGCAAGTATCCTCATGACAGTGCATTTCATGAACTGTCACGAGGTTCTCCAAATGATATTAGTAGAGACAGGGACAATGATAGGAGTAAAGAACCATACTTCTCACGTGGTGAGCGTGAACCTTGCAGTAGCAGTCTTGTTATCTGTAAATTTTTTGCTGCTGGAACTTGTCGTAATGGAAAGAATTGCAAGTTTTCTCATCATAGCCAGCCACGTCCAAGTCCAGAGAGAAAATCAAGTACTGATAGATGGGAACAGTTTCAAAGTTCAGATGGTAGGGATCGGTTGTGGGATCGCACAAAATCGAGTGAATTGGCCGGTGGTTCCGATTTCACTCAGTTGAGGGAGGACAAAAGCGAACAAATTGCTAGTCAAGAACCAAGTTATACATGGCCTTCGGAACAAAAATGGGTTCATGGTTTGAATAATGAGAGCAAAACTCAGTGGGATCAAACTGTTGGCATCAAGGCAGTTCAGAGCAACAAGAAGGATACTATTCTGAGCAAGGCAGAAGACGCTGGTGGTTCCATGGGCACTTCTGACCCTAGAGGTCACAGAAAGTGGCCAAGTGATGATATGGAGATGTCTCCTGATTGGCACTACCCTGTGCAACCATCCAGTCATGTGGTGAAAGGCGATTGCAACATCATGCCGGAATCTGGCTCTAAAACTTCCATGGCTTTGGCCACTCTTAGCCATGCGATAGTTCAAGAGGCTCTGGCTAAGAAGCAAGACATTTCCATAGAGCCTATAACAGTTGATAATACTCATTTTCGGCAAAACCATAATCTAACAAAAGATGTTACTATTTCACCAGCATTCAATGATAAGATTACAATCGACAAACCTATTGCTTCACATGCTGAAGGCAATCCTTCTAGTAATATTGTCCTTGGACAAAGAATGACATATCACACTGACCATCCAGGCGGAATCGTAATGAATCCGAAAGTTTCAGATGGAAATTTTAGAGTTAAACAGCAGGAGGAGGGTGGAAGCATGCCGGGAATTAACTCTGGAACAACTATCACTCCAAACATAGTAACCAGCGAACAAATTACCCAATTAACTAACCTTTCCGTCTCTCTTGCACAATATTTTGGAAATGTGCAACCATTGCCTCAATTGTATACCTCCCTTAACACACATAGTGTGTCAGAAACACCTTCCTTCCCTTATTCTGATGCATCCGTGGGTGCTTTGGGAGTATCGATGAAGTCAGGTCCCATAATTGAATCCTCGAAGCAACATGATCCTACTCTCTGCAATAGCTTAGAGCTGAAGAAGCTTGAAGTCACTAAAACACCTTCAGACTGTTTGCTGAATTCCACTGGACAGAAAAGCACTACAGAAGTGAAGGATGGAGTACAGATACCAAATTTGCCTCTATCATCTGATTCTTGTAACAAGATTGGCATCTCTGCTAAAGAAACTCTTCATGGGAGTGATGCAATAAATCATGGGAAGCCAGCAGCTGATGGTGAGGCTATCAAAGAGAAGAATGGTGATGGGGAAAGTGAGAACAAGACTGACCCAGAGGATTCTCAAGAGAATGATGCTACAGAAAATGCAAATGGGAATGATGGGGTCcatgataagaagaaaagtaaGGATGCTAAGGGAATTCGTGCTTTTAAATTTGCACTTGTGGAGTTTGTCAAGGAAGTTCTAAAACCTACATGGAAGGAAGGTCATATCAGCAAAGATGTTTATAAAACCATAGTCAAGAAAGTGGTGGACAAAGTGACAGGTACCTTGCAGGGGGGTCATATTCCTCAAACGCAGGAGAAAATTGATCACtatctttcattttcaaaaccAAAGCTCACTAAACTTGTTCAG GCGTACGTGGACAGAGTTCAGAAGACGACTTGA
- the LOC120073126 gene encoding zinc finger CCCH domain-containing protein 38 isoform X1, which produces MSGSGRKRTSKWDLREDSHLETDSVQQHGWPGKESRPGWISPELASDDGSKWSGMGTTNTISKPKQDWGLLSEEPLPARASHKEDYNNKGYNKNMEGTAEQDCDDKSYGTRMSPGLDGWRRHSSNLSDRNDRSRSVRGRSRSRSWSRSRSRSRSPHSFKRDSGFHDRNRNRSRGSTQLCRDFASGRCRRGNGCQFLHQDNQNLDDSWENRNKKGGRPLRSTPHDFRDHPRGGRSTAQCTDFVKGRCHRGASCKYPHDSAFHELSRGSPNDISRDRDNDRSKEPYFSRGEREPCSSSLVICKFFAAGTCRNGKNCKFSHHSQPRPSPERKSSTDRWEQFQSSDGRDRLWDRTKSSELAGGSDFTQLREDKSEQIASQEPSYTWPSEQKWVHGLNNESKTQWDQTVGIKAVQSNKKDTILSKAEDAGGSMGTSDPRGHRKWPSDDMEMSPDWHYPVQPSSHVVKGDCNIMPESGSKTSMALATLSHAIVQEALAKKQDISIEPITVDNTHFRQNHNLTKDVTISPAFNDKITIDKPIASHAEGNPSSNIVLGQRMTYHTDHPGGIVMNPKVSDGNFRVKQQEEGGSMPGINSGTTITPNIVTSEQITQLTNLSVSLAQYFGNVQPLPQLYTSLNTHSVSETPSFPYSDASVGALGVSMKSGPIIESSKQHDPTLCNSLELKKLEVTKTPSDCLLNSTGQKSTTEVKDGVQIPNLPLSSDSCNKIGISAKETLHGSDAINHGKPAADGEAIKEKNGDGESENKTDPEDSQENDATENANGNDGVHDKKKSKDAKGIRAFKFALVEFVKEVLKPTWKEGHISKDVYKTIVKKVVDKVTGTLQGGHIPQTQEKIDHYLSFSKPKLTKLVQAYVDRVQKTT; this is translated from the exons ATGAGTGGAAGTGGCAGAAAACGCACGTCAAAATGGGATTTGAGAGAAGATTCTCACTTGGAAACTGACAGTGTGCAACAACATGGTTGGCCTGGAAAAGAATCACGTCCTGGTTGGATTTCTCCTGAACTTGCAAGTGATGATGGTTCCAAGTGGTCTGGTATGGGAACCACCAATACCATTTCAAAACCTAAGCAAGATTGGGGATTGCTGTCGGAGGAACCTTTACCTGCCAGAGCTTCACATAAGGAGGATTACAATAATAAAggttataataaaaatatggaaGGCACGGCTGAACAGGATTGTGATGATAAAAGCTACGGCACAAGAATGTCTCCTGGTCTAGATGGATGGAGAAGACACAGCTCTAACCTGTCTGATAGAAATGATCGGAGCAGGTCAGTGAG GGGTAGGAGTAGAAGCCGGAGTTGGAGTAGAAGCCGGAGTAGAAGTAGAAGTCCTCATAGTTTTAAGCGGGACTCTGGGTTTCATGATAGAAACAGGAACAGATCCCGTGGTTCAACTCAATTGTGCAGAGATTTTGCTTCTGGAAGATGCAGGCGAGGTAATGGTTGTCAATTTCTTCACCAGGACAATCAAAATCTGGATGATAGCTGGGAAAATAGGAACAAGAAGGGGGGGCGACCTTTAAGATCAACTCCCCATGATTTTAGGGACCATCCCAGGGGTGGAAGATCAACTGCTCAATGTACCGATTTTGTGAAGGGAAGGTGTCATAGGGGTGCCTCTTGCAAGTATCCTCATGACAGTGCATTTCATGAACTGTCACGAGGTTCTCCAAATGATATTAGTAGAGACAGGGACAATGATAGGAGTAAAGAACCATACTTCTCACGTGGTGAGCGTGAACCTTGCAGTAGCAGTCTTGTTATCTGTAAATTTTTTGCTGCTGGAACTTGTCGTAATGGAAAGAATTGCAAGTTTTCTCATCATAGCCAGCCACGTCCAAGTCCAGAGAGAAAATCAAGTACTGATAGATGGGAACAGTTTCAAAGTTCAGATGGTAGGGATCGGTTGTGGGATCGCACAAAATCGAGTGAATTGGCCGGTGGTTCCGATTTCACTCAGTTGAGGGAGGACAAAAGCGAACAAATTGCTAGTCAAGAACCAAGTTATACATGGCCTTCGGAACAAAAATGGGTTCATGGTTTGAATAATGAGAGCAAAACTCAGTGGGATCAAACTGTTGGCATCAAGGCAGTTCAGAGCAACAAGAAGGATACTATTCTGAGCAAGGCAGAAGACGCTGGTGGTTCCATGGGCACTTCTGACCCTAGAGGTCACAGAAAGTGGCCAAGTGATGATATGGAGATGTCTCCTGATTGGCACTACCCTGTGCAACCATCCAGTCATGTGGTGAAAGGCGATTGCAACATCATGCCGGAATCTGGCTCTAAAACTTCCATGGCTTTGGCCACTCTTAGCCATGCGATAGTTCAAGAGGCTCTGGCTAAGAAGCAAGACATTTCCATAGAGCCTATAACAGTTGATAATACTCATTTTCGGCAAAACCATAATCTAACAAAAGATGTTACTATTTCACCAGCATTCAATGATAAGATTACAATCGACAAACCTATTGCTTCACATGCTGAAGGCAATCCTTCTAGTAATATTGTCCTTGGACAAAGAATGACATATCACACTGACCATCCAGGCGGAATCGTAATGAATCCGAAAGTTTCAGATGGAAATTTTAGAGTTAAACAGCAGGAGGAGGGTGGAAGCATGCCGGGAATTAACTCTGGAACAACTATCACTCCAAACATAGTAACCAGCGAACAAATTACCCAATTAACTAACCTTTCCGTCTCTCTTGCACAATATTTTGGAAATGTGCAACCATTGCCTCAATTGTATACCTCCCTTAACACACATAGTGTGTCAGAAACACCTTCCTTCCCTTATTCTGATGCATCCGTGGGTGCTTTGGGAGTATCGATGAAGTCAGGTCCCATAATTGAATCCTCGAAGCAACATGATCCTACTCTCTGCAATAGCTTAGAGCTGAAGAAGCTTGAAGTCACTAAAACACCTTCAGACTGTTTGCTGAATTCCACTGGACAGAAAAGCACTACAGAAGTGAAGGATGGAGTACAGATACCAAATTTGCCTCTATCATCTGATTCTTGTAACAAGATTGGCATCTCTGCTAAAGAAACTCTTCATGGGAGTGATGCAATAAATCATGGGAAGCCAGCAGCTGATGGTGAGGCTATCAAAGAGAAGAATGGTGATGGGGAAAGTGAGAACAAGACTGACCCAGAGGATTCTCAAGAGAATGATGCTACAGAAAATGCAAATGGGAATGATGGGGTCcatgataagaagaaaagtaaGGATGCTAAGGGAATTCGTGCTTTTAAATTTGCACTTGTGGAGTTTGTCAAGGAAGTTCTAAAACCTACATGGAAGGAAGGTCATATCAGCAAAGATGTTTATAAAACCATAGTCAAGAAAGTGGTGGACAAAGTGACAGGTACCTTGCAGGGGGGTCATATTCCTCAAACGCAGGAGAAAATTGATCACtatctttcattttcaaaaccAAAGCTCACTAAACTTGTTCAG GCGTACGTGGACAGAGTTCAGAAGACGACTTGA
- the LOC120073126 gene encoding zinc finger CCCH domain-containing protein 38 isoform X3, producing the protein MDKVLVNFILLGIVDDYLVKGEMGRSRSRSWSRSRSRSRSPHSFKRDSGFHDRNRNRSRGSTQLCRDFASGRCRRGNGCQFLHQDNQNLDDSWENRNKKGGRPLRSTPHDFRDHPRGGRSTAQCTDFVKGRCHRGASCKYPHDSAFHELSRGSPNDISRDRDNDRSKEPYFSRGEREPCSSSLVICKFFAAGTCRNGKNCKFSHHSQPRPSPERKSSTDRWEQFQSSDGRDRLWDRTKSSELAGGSDFTQLREDKSEQIASQEPSYTWPSEQKWVHGLNNESKTQWDQTVGIKAVQSNKKDTILSKAEDAGGSMGTSDPRGHRKWPSDDMEMSPDWHYPVQPSSHVVKGDCNIMPESGSKTSMALATLSHAIVQEALAKKQDISIEPITVDNTHFRQNHNLTKDVTISPAFNDKITIDKPIASHAEGNPSSNIVLGQRMTYHTDHPGGIVMNPKVSDGNFRVKQQEEGGSMPGINSGTTITPNIVTSEQITQLTNLSVSLAQYFGNVQPLPQLYTSLNTHSVSETPSFPYSDASVGALGVSMKSGPIIESSKQHDPTLCNSLELKKLEVTKTPSDCLLNSTGQKSTTEVKDGVQIPNLPLSSDSCNKIGISAKETLHGSDAINHGKPAADGEAIKEKNGDGESENKTDPEDSQENDATENANGNDGVHDKKKSKDAKGIRAFKFALVEFVKEVLKPTWKEGHISKDVYKTIVKKVVDKVTGTLQGGHIPQTQEKIDHYLSFSKPKLTKLVQAYVDRVQKTT; encoded by the exons ATGGACAAAGTGCTTGTGAACTTTATTTTGCTCGGAATTGTGGATGATTACTTGGTGAAGGGAGAGAT GGGTAGGAGTAGAAGCCGGAGTTGGAGTAGAAGCCGGAGTAGAAGTAGAAGTCCTCATAGTTTTAAGCGGGACTCTGGGTTTCATGATAGAAACAGGAACAGATCCCGTGGTTCAACTCAATTGTGCAGAGATTTTGCTTCTGGAAGATGCAGGCGAGGTAATGGTTGTCAATTTCTTCACCAGGACAATCAAAATCTGGATGATAGCTGGGAAAATAGGAACAAGAAGGGGGGGCGACCTTTAAGATCAACTCCCCATGATTTTAGGGACCATCCCAGGGGTGGAAGATCAACTGCTCAATGTACCGATTTTGTGAAGGGAAGGTGTCATAGGGGTGCCTCTTGCAAGTATCCTCATGACAGTGCATTTCATGAACTGTCACGAGGTTCTCCAAATGATATTAGTAGAGACAGGGACAATGATAGGAGTAAAGAACCATACTTCTCACGTGGTGAGCGTGAACCTTGCAGTAGCAGTCTTGTTATCTGTAAATTTTTTGCTGCTGGAACTTGTCGTAATGGAAAGAATTGCAAGTTTTCTCATCATAGCCAGCCACGTCCAAGTCCAGAGAGAAAATCAAGTACTGATAGATGGGAACAGTTTCAAAGTTCAGATGGTAGGGATCGGTTGTGGGATCGCACAAAATCGAGTGAATTGGCCGGTGGTTCCGATTTCACTCAGTTGAGGGAGGACAAAAGCGAACAAATTGCTAGTCAAGAACCAAGTTATACATGGCCTTCGGAACAAAAATGGGTTCATGGTTTGAATAATGAGAGCAAAACTCAGTGGGATCAAACTGTTGGCATCAAGGCAGTTCAGAGCAACAAGAAGGATACTATTCTGAGCAAGGCAGAAGACGCTGGTGGTTCCATGGGCACTTCTGACCCTAGAGGTCACAGAAAGTGGCCAAGTGATGATATGGAGATGTCTCCTGATTGGCACTACCCTGTGCAACCATCCAGTCATGTGGTGAAAGGCGATTGCAACATCATGCCGGAATCTGGCTCTAAAACTTCCATGGCTTTGGCCACTCTTAGCCATGCGATAGTTCAAGAGGCTCTGGCTAAGAAGCAAGACATTTCCATAGAGCCTATAACAGTTGATAATACTCATTTTCGGCAAAACCATAATCTAACAAAAGATGTTACTATTTCACCAGCATTCAATGATAAGATTACAATCGACAAACCTATTGCTTCACATGCTGAAGGCAATCCTTCTAGTAATATTGTCCTTGGACAAAGAATGACATATCACACTGACCATCCAGGCGGAATCGTAATGAATCCGAAAGTTTCAGATGGAAATTTTAGAGTTAAACAGCAGGAGGAGGGTGGAAGCATGCCGGGAATTAACTCTGGAACAACTATCACTCCAAACATAGTAACCAGCGAACAAATTACCCAATTAACTAACCTTTCCGTCTCTCTTGCACAATATTTTGGAAATGTGCAACCATTGCCTCAATTGTATACCTCCCTTAACACACATAGTGTGTCAGAAACACCTTCCTTCCCTTATTCTGATGCATCCGTGGGTGCTTTGGGAGTATCGATGAAGTCAGGTCCCATAATTGAATCCTCGAAGCAACATGATCCTACTCTCTGCAATAGCTTAGAGCTGAAGAAGCTTGAAGTCACTAAAACACCTTCAGACTGTTTGCTGAATTCCACTGGACAGAAAAGCACTACAGAAGTGAAGGATGGAGTACAGATACCAAATTTGCCTCTATCATCTGATTCTTGTAACAAGATTGGCATCTCTGCTAAAGAAACTCTTCATGGGAGTGATGCAATAAATCATGGGAAGCCAGCAGCTGATGGTGAGGCTATCAAAGAGAAGAATGGTGATGGGGAAAGTGAGAACAAGACTGACCCAGAGGATTCTCAAGAGAATGATGCTACAGAAAATGCAAATGGGAATGATGGGGTCcatgataagaagaaaagtaaGGATGCTAAGGGAATTCGTGCTTTTAAATTTGCACTTGTGGAGTTTGTCAAGGAAGTTCTAAAACCTACATGGAAGGAAGGTCATATCAGCAAAGATGTTTATAAAACCATAGTCAAGAAAGTGGTGGACAAAGTGACAGGTACCTTGCAGGGGGGTCATATTCCTCAAACGCAGGAGAAAATTGATCACtatctttcattttcaaaaccAAAGCTCACTAAACTTGTTCAG GCGTACGTGGACAGAGTTCAGAAGACGACTTGA
- the LOC120073126 gene encoding zinc finger CCCH domain-containing protein 38 isoform X4: MSVSLLRGRSRSRSWSRSRSRSRSPHSFKRDSGFHDRNRNRSRGSTQLCRDFASGRCRRGNGCQFLHQDNQNLDDSWENRNKKGGRPLRSTPHDFRDHPRGGRSTAQCTDFVKGRCHRGASCKYPHDSAFHELSRGSPNDISRDRDNDRSKEPYFSRGEREPCSSSLVICKFFAAGTCRNGKNCKFSHHSQPRPSPERKSSTDRWEQFQSSDGRDRLWDRTKSSELAGGSDFTQLREDKSEQIASQEPSYTWPSEQKWVHGLNNESKTQWDQTVGIKAVQSNKKDTILSKAEDAGGSMGTSDPRGHRKWPSDDMEMSPDWHYPVQPSSHVVKGDCNIMPESGSKTSMALATLSHAIVQEALAKKQDISIEPITVDNTHFRQNHNLTKDVTISPAFNDKITIDKPIASHAEGNPSSNIVLGQRMTYHTDHPGGIVMNPKVSDGNFRVKQQEEGGSMPGINSGTTITPNIVTSEQITQLTNLSVSLAQYFGNVQPLPQLYTSLNTHSVSETPSFPYSDASVGALGVSMKSGPIIESSKQHDPTLCNSLELKKLEVTKTPSDCLLNSTGQKSTTEVKDGVQIPNLPLSSDSCNKIGISAKETLHGSDAINHGKPAADGEAIKEKNGDGESENKTDPEDSQENDATENANGNDGVHDKKKSKDAKGIRAFKFALVEFVKEVLKPTWKEGHISKDVYKTIVKKVVDKVTGTLQGGHIPQTQEKIDHYLSFSKPKLTKLVQAYVDRVQKTT; encoded by the exons ATGTCTGTTTCTCTTTTAAG GGGTAGGAGTAGAAGCCGGAGTTGGAGTAGAAGCCGGAGTAGAAGTAGAAGTCCTCATAGTTTTAAGCGGGACTCTGGGTTTCATGATAGAAACAGGAACAGATCCCGTGGTTCAACTCAATTGTGCAGAGATTTTGCTTCTGGAAGATGCAGGCGAGGTAATGGTTGTCAATTTCTTCACCAGGACAATCAAAATCTGGATGATAGCTGGGAAAATAGGAACAAGAAGGGGGGGCGACCTTTAAGATCAACTCCCCATGATTTTAGGGACCATCCCAGGGGTGGAAGATCAACTGCTCAATGTACCGATTTTGTGAAGGGAAGGTGTCATAGGGGTGCCTCTTGCAAGTATCCTCATGACAGTGCATTTCATGAACTGTCACGAGGTTCTCCAAATGATATTAGTAGAGACAGGGACAATGATAGGAGTAAAGAACCATACTTCTCACGTGGTGAGCGTGAACCTTGCAGTAGCAGTCTTGTTATCTGTAAATTTTTTGCTGCTGGAACTTGTCGTAATGGAAAGAATTGCAAGTTTTCTCATCATAGCCAGCCACGTCCAAGTCCAGAGAGAAAATCAAGTACTGATAGATGGGAACAGTTTCAAAGTTCAGATGGTAGGGATCGGTTGTGGGATCGCACAAAATCGAGTGAATTGGCCGGTGGTTCCGATTTCACTCAGTTGAGGGAGGACAAAAGCGAACAAATTGCTAGTCAAGAACCAAGTTATACATGGCCTTCGGAACAAAAATGGGTTCATGGTTTGAATAATGAGAGCAAAACTCAGTGGGATCAAACTGTTGGCATCAAGGCAGTTCAGAGCAACAAGAAGGATACTATTCTGAGCAAGGCAGAAGACGCTGGTGGTTCCATGGGCACTTCTGACCCTAGAGGTCACAGAAAGTGGCCAAGTGATGATATGGAGATGTCTCCTGATTGGCACTACCCTGTGCAACCATCCAGTCATGTGGTGAAAGGCGATTGCAACATCATGCCGGAATCTGGCTCTAAAACTTCCATGGCTTTGGCCACTCTTAGCCATGCGATAGTTCAAGAGGCTCTGGCTAAGAAGCAAGACATTTCCATAGAGCCTATAACAGTTGATAATACTCATTTTCGGCAAAACCATAATCTAACAAAAGATGTTACTATTTCACCAGCATTCAATGATAAGATTACAATCGACAAACCTATTGCTTCACATGCTGAAGGCAATCCTTCTAGTAATATTGTCCTTGGACAAAGAATGACATATCACACTGACCATCCAGGCGGAATCGTAATGAATCCGAAAGTTTCAGATGGAAATTTTAGAGTTAAACAGCAGGAGGAGGGTGGAAGCATGCCGGGAATTAACTCTGGAACAACTATCACTCCAAACATAGTAACCAGCGAACAAATTACCCAATTAACTAACCTTTCCGTCTCTCTTGCACAATATTTTGGAAATGTGCAACCATTGCCTCAATTGTATACCTCCCTTAACACACATAGTGTGTCAGAAACACCTTCCTTCCCTTATTCTGATGCATCCGTGGGTGCTTTGGGAGTATCGATGAAGTCAGGTCCCATAATTGAATCCTCGAAGCAACATGATCCTACTCTCTGCAATAGCTTAGAGCTGAAGAAGCTTGAAGTCACTAAAACACCTTCAGACTGTTTGCTGAATTCCACTGGACAGAAAAGCACTACAGAAGTGAAGGATGGAGTACAGATACCAAATTTGCCTCTATCATCTGATTCTTGTAACAAGATTGGCATCTCTGCTAAAGAAACTCTTCATGGGAGTGATGCAATAAATCATGGGAAGCCAGCAGCTGATGGTGAGGCTATCAAAGAGAAGAATGGTGATGGGGAAAGTGAGAACAAGACTGACCCAGAGGATTCTCAAGAGAATGATGCTACAGAAAATGCAAATGGGAATGATGGGGTCcatgataagaagaaaagtaaGGATGCTAAGGGAATTCGTGCTTTTAAATTTGCACTTGTGGAGTTTGTCAAGGAAGTTCTAAAACCTACATGGAAGGAAGGTCATATCAGCAAAGATGTTTATAAAACCATAGTCAAGAAAGTGGTGGACAAAGTGACAGGTACCTTGCAGGGGGGTCATATTCCTCAAACGCAGGAGAAAATTGATCACtatctttcattttcaaaaccAAAGCTCACTAAACTTGTTCAG GCGTACGTGGACAGAGTTCAGAAGACGACTTGA